A stretch of Aerococcus urinaehominis DNA encodes these proteins:
- the rplI gene encoding 50S ribosomal protein L9, producing MKVIFLQDVKGQGKKGEVKEVPNGYAQNFLIKKGLAKEATSQAISALKGKQKAEKKLAAEELAEAKELKNTLEAEETVVEVTAKGGEDGRLFGSIPSKQIADALNKQYQIKIDKRKIELPEPIRSFGYANVPVKLHPEVEATIRVHVTEE from the coding sequence ATGAAAGTTATTTTCTTACAAGATGTTAAAGGTCAAGGAAAAAAAGGTGAAGTCAAAGAGGTACCTAATGGCTACGCTCAGAACTTTTTAATTAAAAAAGGATTAGCTAAAGAAGCAACTAGCCAAGCTATTTCAGCTTTGAAGGGTAAACAAAAGGCAGAGAAAAAACTAGCTGCCGAAGAGCTAGCCGAGGCCAAAGAGTTGAAAAATACCTTAGAAGCAGAAGAAACAGTAGTTGAAGTAACTGCTAAGGGAGGCGAAGATGGTCGTTTATTTGGCTCTATCCCATCTAAACAAATTGCAGATGCTTTGAATAAGCAATATCAAATCAAAATTGATAAGCGAAAAATTGAGTTACCTGAACCAATCCGTTCTTTTGGCTACGCTAATGTACCGGTAAAACTACATCCGGAAGTTGAAGCGACAATTCGAGTTCATGTAACAGAAGAGTAA
- the dnaB gene encoding replicative DNA helicase, which yields MDKTNDITDRIPPQDIEAEQSVLGAILLERDRMASVLEFINAHDFYQRAHQIIFASMEELYNLDEAIDVITLSNKLNQQNMLENIGGMSYIVQLAEKTPSAANAEYYAKLIENKSILRKLISASNKISQASYEENEEVEDILDEAERAILDVSEGRNRSDFKHISDIVQLALANVEELSKQKTDVTGIPTGYAELDRMTSGLQPDELIILAARPAVGKTAFALNIAQNVATKQGATVALFSLEMGAESLVNRMICAEGSIDAGHLRTGQLTDEEWSSLIVALGSLSNASIYIDDTPGIKVSEIRAKSRRLMKEARGLDLIVIDYLQLIEGSRRSENRQQEVSEISRQLKKLAKELACPVIALSQLSRGVEQRQDKRPVLSDIRESGSIEQDADIVAFLYRDDYYDRDNDDGDQPKIDNNIVEVIIEKNRSGARGTVELMFVKEYNKFSSISMRDENDMFA from the coding sequence ATGGATAAAACAAATGATATAACAGACCGTATCCCTCCTCAGGATATTGAGGCTGAACAATCTGTTTTGGGGGCCATTTTGCTTGAAAGAGATCGGATGGCGAGTGTTTTAGAATTTATTAATGCCCACGACTTTTATCAAAGGGCGCACCAAATTATTTTTGCTAGTATGGAAGAACTGTATAATTTGGATGAAGCTATTGATGTTATTACGCTATCTAATAAATTGAACCAACAAAATATGTTGGAAAATATTGGTGGCATGTCCTATATTGTTCAATTAGCTGAAAAAACGCCTTCAGCTGCTAACGCAGAATATTATGCTAAATTAATTGAAAATAAATCAATTTTGCGGAAATTAATTTCGGCCTCTAATAAGATTAGCCAAGCATCATATGAAGAAAATGAAGAAGTTGAAGATATTTTAGATGAAGCTGAGCGGGCTATTCTTGATGTATCAGAGGGGCGTAATCGGAGTGATTTTAAACATATTTCTGATATTGTTCAATTGGCCTTAGCCAACGTTGAAGAATTATCGAAGCAGAAAACTGATGTTACCGGTATTCCTACTGGCTATGCTGAGTTAGATCGGATGACGTCAGGCTTGCAGCCTGATGAGCTGATTATCCTTGCGGCCCGGCCGGCTGTCGGGAAAACGGCTTTTGCCTTAAATATTGCTCAGAATGTAGCTACTAAACAGGGGGCTACCGTGGCTTTGTTTTCGCTAGAGATGGGGGCCGAATCATTGGTTAATCGGATGATTTGTGCTGAGGGCTCAATTGATGCTGGCCACTTGCGAACAGGGCAATTAACTGATGAAGAGTGGTCAAGTTTAATTGTTGCTTTAGGTTCCTTAAGTAATGCTTCTATCTACATTGATGATACACCAGGTATTAAGGTATCAGAAATACGCGCTAAAAGTCGCCGCCTCATGAAAGAAGCGAGAGGGTTAGATCTTATTGTCATTGATTATCTACAATTAATTGAAGGGTCAAGGAGAAGCGAAAATAGACAACAGGAAGTTTCTGAGATTTCTCGTCAGCTTAAGAAGTTAGCTAAGGAATTAGCCTGTCCAGTTATTGCCCTCTCGCAGTTATCTAGGGGCGTTGAGCAAAGGCAGGATAAGCGACCAGTTCTATCAGACATTAGGGAATCGGGTTCAATTGAGCAAGATGCAGATATCGTTGCCTTTCTATATCGTGACGACTACTATGATCGTGATAATGATGACGGTGATCAGCCAAAAATTGATAATAATATCGTTGAAGTAATTATTGAAAAGAACCGTAGTGGGGCTCGTGGCACTGTCGAATTGATGTTTGTTAAAGAATATAACAAATTTTCTTCAATCAGTATGCGAGATGAAAATGATATGTTTGCTTAA
- the gyrA gene encoding DNA gyrase subunit A yields MADQNNNHAEIKNREIASEMRTSFLDYAMSVIVSRALPDVRDGLKPVHRRILYGMNELGVTADKPYKKSARIVGDVMGKYHPHGDSAIYESMVRMAQDFSYRYMLVDGHGNFGSVDGDQAAAMRYTEARMSKIAHEMVRDMNKNTVDFIPNYDGEEREPEVLPARFPNLLVNGATGIAVGMTTNIPPHNLGEVISALHILMQNPDATTTELMEALPGPDFPTGAIVMGKSGIRRAYETGKGSIIVRAKLDIETLSNGKEQIIVHEIPYMVNKAKLVERIADMARDKRIEGITAVRDESGREGMRIVIECRRDASASVIVNNLYKQTQLQANFAFNMVAIVNGVPKTLSLKEILAHYLAHQETIIRRRSLFEKERAEARAHILEGLQIALDHIDDIVNILRSSRSGEDAKQIFMSQYGLSDKQSQAILDMRLVRLTGLEREKIDSELADLRAEIARLEEILASEERRYQIIYQELQEIQERFGDDRRTELMVGEVLSIEDEDLIEEESSLITLTHNGYIKRLADDEFRTQNRGGRGVKGMGVHEGDYIEQMIAASTHDVLLFFTNQGRVYRLKGYEIPEFSRAAKGIPIVNLLKLNEGENVQTVISVSERGKNPEEHISFITKKGQIKRTLSREFFNIRNNGLRAINLRDGDELVKVLLTQGNDNLIVVSNQGYAVSFNEQKARSMSRMASGVRAMKLDSDDFVIGMDILAPEGDILVVTENGYGKRTAVDEYSIRNRGGKGIKTINITARNGKLVGMATVTGDEDIMLMTDTGVIIRFHSQDISETGRVAQGVRLIRLDEDASVSTMTLVTGDEDDDLAVSTETAKDEKSQSQDLDSLDGQEITNKLHDLANQELADNSQKD; encoded by the coding sequence ATGGCTGATCAAAATAATAATCATGCTGAAATTAAAAATAGAGAAATAGCCAGTGAAATGCGGACATCCTTCCTAGATTATGCGATGAGTGTTATCGTGTCTCGGGCCCTACCAGATGTTCGCGATGGCCTAAAACCAGTTCATCGTCGTATTCTTTACGGCATGAATGAGTTAGGAGTAACGGCTGATAAGCCTTATAAAAAATCAGCTCGTATCGTCGGGGATGTTATGGGTAAATATCATCCTCACGGCGATTCAGCAATTTATGAATCTATGGTCAGAATGGCCCAGGATTTCTCTTATCGCTATATGTTAGTAGATGGTCATGGTAACTTTGGTTCAGTTGATGGGGACCAGGCTGCTGCTATGCGGTATACCGAGGCCAGAATGAGTAAAATTGCGCATGAAATGGTCCGCGATATGAATAAGAACACGGTGGACTTTATACCTAACTATGACGGCGAGGAGCGAGAACCAGAAGTTTTACCAGCTCGTTTCCCTAACTTACTGGTTAATGGTGCTACAGGTATTGCTGTAGGGATGACCACTAATATCCCGCCACATAACTTAGGTGAAGTCATTTCTGCCTTGCATATTTTAATGCAAAACCCTGACGCGACCACAACTGAATTGATGGAAGCCTTACCAGGCCCTGACTTCCCTACTGGTGCCATTGTCATGGGTAAATCTGGTATCCGTCGTGCCTATGAAACAGGTAAGGGTTCGATAATTGTTAGAGCTAAGCTCGATATCGAAACGCTATCTAATGGCAAGGAACAAATTATTGTTCATGAAATTCCTTATATGGTGAATAAGGCTAAACTAGTTGAACGTATTGCGGATATGGCTAGAGATAAACGAATTGAAGGCATCACGGCTGTTCGAGACGAATCAGGTCGCGAAGGTATGCGGATTGTCATCGAATGTCGTCGCGATGCGTCAGCTAGCGTGATTGTCAATAATCTTTATAAACAGACACAATTACAGGCAAATTTCGCCTTTAATATGGTGGCTATAGTTAATGGTGTCCCTAAAACACTGAGTCTAAAAGAAATTTTAGCCCACTACCTTGCCCACCAGGAAACAATTATCCGTCGCCGGTCGCTATTTGAAAAAGAGCGGGCTGAAGCAAGAGCGCATATTTTAGAGGGTCTACAAATTGCCCTCGATCATATCGATGACATTGTTAATATCTTGCGATCTTCTCGGTCAGGTGAGGATGCTAAACAAATTTTCATGAGCCAATATGGTCTATCTGATAAACAGTCACAAGCTATCCTAGATATGCGACTAGTCCGTCTGACTGGCTTAGAGAGAGAAAAAATTGATTCTGAGTTGGCTGACTTACGTGCTGAAATTGCTCGCTTGGAGGAAATTTTGGCTAGTGAAGAGAGACGTTACCAAATTATTTATCAAGAGCTACAAGAAATTCAGGAGCGTTTTGGTGATGACCGTCGCACTGAATTAATGGTGGGCGAAGTCTTGAGTATCGAAGATGAAGATTTAATTGAGGAAGAATCTTCGCTTATTACCCTAACCCATAATGGTTATATTAAACGGTTAGCTGATGATGAATTCCGTACTCAAAATAGAGGTGGCCGTGGTGTTAAAGGTATGGGCGTTCATGAAGGTGACTATATTGAACAGATGATTGCTGCCTCTACCCATGATGTGCTCCTCTTCTTTACCAACCAAGGCCGTGTTTACCGACTTAAAGGTTATGAAATACCTGAGTTTTCACGGGCAGCTAAAGGTATCCCAATTGTTAACCTGCTTAAGCTCAATGAAGGAGAGAATGTTCAGACAGTAATTAGTGTTTCTGAACGAGGTAAAAATCCTGAAGAACACATTAGTTTCATCACTAAAAAAGGACAAATTAAACGAACACTATCACGAGAATTCTTTAATATTCGTAATAACGGCTTGCGGGCCATCAATCTACGTGACGGTGATGAGCTAGTTAAGGTGCTCTTAACCCAAGGCAATGACAACTTAATTGTAGTCTCTAACCAAGGTTATGCTGTTTCCTTTAATGAGCAAAAAGCGCGCTCTATGAGTCGAATGGCTTCAGGTGTTCGGGCCATGAAATTGGATTCAGATGATTTTGTGATCGGTATGGATATCCTAGCGCCAGAAGGCGATATTCTTGTTGTGACAGAAAATGGTTACGGTAAACGCACTGCAGTTGATGAATATTCAATTCGAAATCGTGGCGGTAAAGGTATCAAAACTATTAATATAACAGCTAGAAATGGCAAACTAGTAGGTATGGCGACAGTGACCGGTGATGAAGATATCATGCTAATGACTGATACAGGTGTCATTATACGTTTCCATTCGCAAGATATTTCAGAAACAGGTCGGGTGGCCCAAGGGGTTCGTTTAATTCGCTTAGATGAAGATGCAAGTGTCTCAACTATGACCCTGGTGACTGGTGATGAAGATGACGATTTAGCAGTCTCTACAGAAACGGCCAAGGATGAAAAAAGTCAAAGTCAAGATTTAGATAGCTTAGATGGTCAAGAAATTACTAATAAGCTTCATGATTTAGCTAACCAGGAATTAGCTGATAATTCTCAAAAAGATTAA
- the rpsF gene encoding 30S ribosomal protein S6 yields the protein MSENTAKYEILYIIRPNMEEASRNALVERFDDILTSNGTTITESKDWEKRRFAYEIEGFNEGVYHLVNCQADDAEGINEFDRLAKINDDILRHMVVRIED from the coding sequence ATGAGTGAAAACACAGCTAAATATGAAATTTTATATATCATCCGTCCGAATATGGAAGAGGCTTCACGCAATGCCCTAGTTGAGCGTTTCGATGATATTTTAACTTCAAATGGCACAACAATCACTGAATCAAAAGACTGGGAAAAACGTCGTTTCGCATATGAAATTGAAGGCTTTAACGAAGGTGTTTACCACCTAGTTAACTGCCAAGCGGATGATGCAGAAGGTATCAATGAATTTGACCGTCTTGCTAAAATCAACGACGATATCTTACGTCACATGGTTGTTCGCATTGAAGACTAA
- the recF gene encoding DNA replication/repair protein RecF (All proteins in this family for which functions are known are DNA-binding proteins that assist the filamentation of RecA onto DNA for the initiation of recombination or recombinational repair.) yields MHLEDIDLRDFRNYDQIHLNFDSGINIFIGENAQGKTSLLEAIYYLALVRSHRTSKDRDLIKWQADFARLEGRVNQAVSQFPLEIVISKKGKKVKVNHLDQRRLSDYIGHLNVVLFAPEDLELIKGAPQLRRKFIDMELSQVSAIYLYESVNYQHLLKQRNEYLKKMLYGGASDMIYLEVITEQLATSAAKVVYHRLRFVDDLLTYAAPIHANISQKKEVLTAQYHSGLDINLDMTENEIKAVLLAAYQSKLTSDRERGTTSIGPHRDDLHFKINGKDLQKFGSQGQQRTTVLSLKLAEIEYIAAHLGEYPILLLDDVLSELDDSRQTQLLAAIDNKVQTFLTTTSIEGIALEKIKAPKIYRISGGQVNLEL; encoded by the coding sequence ATGCACTTAGAAGATATTGACTTAAGGGACTTCCGCAATTATGACCAAATCCATCTTAATTTCGATTCAGGTATTAATATTTTTATTGGGGAGAATGCCCAGGGGAAAACAAGCTTATTAGAGGCTATCTATTATTTAGCCTTGGTTAGAAGTCATCGAACGAGTAAGGATCGTGACCTGATTAAGTGGCAGGCAGACTTTGCACGTTTAGAAGGCCGGGTTAACCAAGCTGTCAGCCAGTTCCCCTTAGAAATTGTTATTTCAAAAAAAGGCAAGAAGGTAAAGGTTAATCATTTGGACCAACGTCGTTTAAGTGACTATATCGGCCACTTAAACGTCGTTTTATTTGCCCCTGAAGATTTAGAACTAATAAAGGGCGCTCCACAATTAAGGCGGAAATTTATCGATATGGAGCTGAGCCAAGTCTCTGCCATCTACTTGTATGAATCAGTCAATTACCAGCACTTACTAAAGCAAAGAAATGAATATTTAAAAAAAATGTTATACGGCGGCGCTAGCGATATGATTTATTTAGAAGTAATCACAGAACAATTAGCAACTAGCGCTGCCAAAGTAGTATATCATCGGCTACGTTTTGTTGATGACCTATTAACTTATGCAGCACCTATTCATGCCAATATTTCTCAAAAAAAGGAAGTATTGACAGCCCAGTACCATAGTGGACTTGATATTAATCTAGATATGACTGAAAACGAGATTAAAGCTGTTTTGTTGGCTGCTTATCAATCTAAGCTAACTAGCGATCGAGAACGTGGCACTACTAGTATCGGGCCCCACCGTGATGACTTGCATTTCAAAATCAATGGCAAAGATTTACAGAAGTTTGGTTCTCAAGGTCAGCAACGGACGACTGTATTATCTTTAAAACTAGCTGAAATTGAGTACATAGCTGCCCACTTGGGAGAATATCCTATCTTATTACTTGATGATGTTTTAAGTGAGTTAGATGATAGTCGACAAACGCAACTACTGGCAGCTATTGATAATAAAGTACAAACTTTCCTAACAACCACCAGTATCGAAGGTATTGCCTTAGAAAAAATAAAGGCCCCAAAAATTTATCGAATTAGTGGCGGTCAAGTAAATCTTGAGCTCTAG
- a CDS encoding DHH family phosphoesterase, translated as MKKNIWNRSVSSFLKRPGIMIPLIASLVLAIVVIVLGFYGNFRIGLLIAIVMLLVTLLMVTAIINFVNRNQGYILDLTRDIDSVQNEILLKLPLGILILDENQDVQWLNPFMQQFFYKKEIIGLPLKEMDSEIKDLLAYFEANPETSQTKLAWQDRFFDVEIFREENTLYFLDITDYERIAVESHASRMVLGYVVIDNYDESVSNMTDSRKSTIDNFMTKQLSAWAEKYDSFMKRLDDDRFIMITTYGRLNEMEEDKFSVIDHIREATSKANYPLTVSMGLSYREPGENLNISGISGLAQSNLDLALSRGGDQIVIKTADSPARYYGGKTNPMEKRTHVRARQIATTIANMIQENEEEIFVMGHSYPDMDAIGACLGIRRIARMNGKRCYIVVDQDKVYSDIDRLIKELEKDEDLAADLISPSKASDRIKQNSLLFIVDVHKPSLTIQPDLIDQVNGVVIIDHHRKGEEFPVNVLLEYIEPYASSACELITEFFEYQNPEIDDEGITRIEATTMLAGIIVDTRNFSLRTGSRTFDAASYLKSVGADSILIQTLLKEDLSTYIARSELVESVEFLPPNIGIAAGDNDRAYDAVTAAQAADTLLSVQNIDASYVVFLRNDGRVGISARSLGNVSVQRIMEELGGGGHLSNAATQIPDVTVDQAVNMLKDVIANEMEEE; from the coding sequence ATGAAAAAAAATATTTGGAATAGGAGTGTATCTTCTTTTCTCAAACGACCAGGTATTATGATTCCGCTTATAGCTAGCCTGGTATTAGCTATTGTGGTGATAGTGCTAGGTTTTTATGGTAACTTTCGCATTGGTTTACTAATTGCTATTGTCATGTTGCTGGTCACTTTACTAATGGTGACAGCGATAATAAATTTTGTAAATCGAAATCAGGGTTATATACTTGATTTGACAAGAGATATTGATTCAGTTCAAAATGAAATTCTATTAAAGTTACCTTTAGGGATTTTAATACTTGATGAAAATCAAGATGTCCAGTGGCTTAATCCTTTTATGCAGCAGTTCTTCTATAAAAAAGAAATTATTGGTCTGCCGCTTAAGGAAATGGATAGCGAAATTAAAGACTTATTAGCTTATTTCGAGGCCAATCCCGAAACATCACAGACCAAGCTAGCATGGCAAGACCGGTTCTTTGATGTTGAAATATTTAGAGAAGAAAACACACTTTATTTCTTAGATATTACTGATTATGAGCGCATAGCGGTTGAATCTCATGCTAGTCGAATGGTCTTAGGCTACGTGGTTATTGATAATTATGATGAGTCTGTTTCTAATATGACGGACTCGCGTAAATCTACCATTGATAACTTTATGACCAAGCAACTCTCTGCTTGGGCTGAAAAGTATGATTCTTTTATGAAACGTTTAGATGATGACCGTTTTATTATGATTACTACTTATGGTCGATTAAATGAGATGGAAGAAGATAAATTCTCAGTGATTGACCACATACGTGAAGCAACTTCTAAAGCTAATTATCCACTTACAGTTTCGATGGGACTTTCTTATCGAGAACCTGGCGAAAATTTGAATATTTCAGGAATTTCCGGTTTAGCACAATCTAATCTTGATCTGGCTCTAAGCCGAGGTGGTGATCAAATTGTTATTAAAACAGCTGATTCACCAGCAAGATATTATGGTGGTAAAACTAATCCGATGGAAAAAAGAACCCATGTTCGAGCTCGACAAATTGCAACCACAATTGCCAATATGATCCAAGAAAATGAAGAAGAGATATTTGTGATGGGGCATTCCTATCCAGATATGGATGCTATCGGCGCTTGTTTAGGAATTAGACGAATTGCACGCATGAACGGTAAGCGTTGCTATATCGTGGTCGATCAGGATAAAGTTTACAGTGATATTGACCGTTTAATCAAAGAATTAGAGAAGGATGAAGATTTAGCAGCTGACCTAATCAGTCCTAGTAAGGCTAGCGATCGAATTAAACAAAATAGTCTGCTGTTTATCGTTGATGTCCACAAGCCATCACTAACTATCCAGCCTGATCTGATTGACCAGGTAAATGGTGTCGTTATTATTGACCACCATCGCAAGGGTGAAGAGTTTCCTGTTAATGTTCTTTTGGAGTATATTGAACCATATGCCTCATCTGCTTGTGAGCTGATTACTGAATTTTTTGAATATCAAAATCCCGAAATTGATGACGAGGGGATTACCCGAATTGAAGCAACAACTATGTTAGCTGGTATTATTGTTGATACACGCAACTTCTCGCTAAGAACGGGTTCACGTACCTTTGATGCAGCTTCTTATTTAAAATCAGTAGGTGCAGATTCTATCTTGATTCAGACCTTGCTCAAAGAAGATTTAAGTACTTATATTGCCCGTAGTGAGTTAGTTGAATCAGTAGAATTTTTACCACCTAATATTGGTATTGCTGCCGGGGACAATGATCGGGCTTATGATGCTGTAACAGCAGCCCAGGCTGCCGATACACTATTGTCAGTTCAGAATATTGATGCTTCATATGTTGTTTTTCTAAGAAATGATGGTCGGGTAGGTATCTCAGCTCGTAGCCTGGGTAATGTAAGTGTGCAAAGAATTATGGAAGAACTTGGTGGTGGCGGCCATCTCTCCAATGCGGCTACTCAGATACCCGATGTAACAGTTGATCAAGCAGTGAATATGCTGAAAGATGTTATCGCTAATGAAATGGAGGAAGAATAA
- the ssb gene encoding single-stranded DNA-binding protein encodes MINNVVLVGRLTKDVELRYTQSGIAVASFTVAVERRFKNQQGERETDFILCVMWRKSAENFAKFTRKGSLVGIEGSIQTRNYENNQGQRVYVTEVLAENFSLLEPKSVTESRPSSGDNYQNNFNDNQYFGGNQQQGNNFQQQNNDPFASLSNQSSSSQNGSSHNYQPDNEPVNPYAGNNDGNQEIDITDDDLPF; translated from the coding sequence ATGATTAATAATGTTGTATTAGTGGGTCGCCTAACTAAAGATGTTGAACTACGTTATACGCAAAGCGGAATCGCTGTTGCATCCTTCACTGTTGCTGTTGAACGCCGGTTTAAAAACCAACAAGGCGAACGAGAAACTGATTTTATCTTATGTGTGATGTGGCGAAAAAGCGCTGAAAATTTTGCTAAATTTACACGTAAAGGTTCCCTAGTAGGGATTGAAGGTTCTATCCAGACACGGAACTACGAAAATAACCAAGGACAAAGAGTATATGTTACTGAAGTGCTTGCGGAAAACTTTTCATTACTAGAACCCAAATCAGTTACTGAAAGTCGTCCTTCAAGCGGTGATAACTATCAAAATAACTTTAATGATAATCAGTATTTTGGTGGTAACCAGCAGCAAGGAAATAACTTCCAACAACAAAATAACGATCCCTTTGCCTCACTAAGTAATCAGTCTTCCTCTTCTCAAAACGGAAGTTCTCATAATTATCAACCTGATAATGAGCCAGTTAATCCTTATGCGGGAAATAACGATGGCAATCAGGAAATTGATATCACAGATGATGATCTTCCTTTCTAA
- the rpsR gene encoding 30S ribosomal protein S18: MAPHRRGGRRRRKVCHFCANHIDHIDYKDTDLLSRYVSEKGKILPRRVTGTCAKHQRPLTTAIKRARIMALLPFTVQD; encoded by the coding sequence ATGGCACCACATCGTCGTGGCGGACGTCGCCGCAGAAAAGTATGTCATTTCTGCGCTAACCACATTGACCATATCGACTATAAGGATACTGACCTATTAAGTCGTTACGTATCTGAAAAAGGTAAAATTTTACCTCGTCGTGTTACTGGTACATGTGCTAAACATCAACGTCCATTAACAACAGCAATCAAACGCGCACGTATTATGGCTCTATTGCCTTTTACAGTGCAAGATTAA
- the gyrB gene encoding DNA topoisomerase (ATP-hydrolyzing) subunit B, whose amino-acid sequence MQEQAEKEAALKEKAESYDASQIQVLEGLEAVRKRPGMYIGSTSATGLHHLVWEIVDNSIDEALAGFASHIEIMIEADQSITVVDDGRGIPVDIQKNTGRPAVETVFTVLHAGGKFGGGGYKVSGGLHGVGASVVNALSEWLQVSVHKDGQIYQQTYERGMIAGDLGVVGQTDKHGTVVKFLPDPLIFTETTVFDYDVLNRRARELAFLNKGLTITLIDKREGQEQSHSYEYAGGISEYVAYMNDNKEVLFEEPIYLEDEQDDIEVEVALQYTSGYHVNFLSFANNIHTFEGGTHESGIKSALTRVINDYARGANLLKENEDNLTGEDVREGITLIVSVRHPDPQFEGQTKMKLGNSEVRTISDRLFSTHFEKYLMENPNVARQIVDKGIVASKARKAAKRAREMSRKKSGLEISNLPGKLADCSSRDPEESELFIVEGNSAGGSAKQGRSRHFQAILPIRGKILNVEKASMDRILANEEIRSLFTAMGTGWGEDFDVSKARYHKLVIMTDADVDGAHIRTLLLTLIYRYMRPLLDAGYIYIAVPPLYSVRQGKKITYLESDEELAKYLEEIPERPKPNIQRYKGLGEMDAEQLWETTMDPANRKMLQVSVEDAVEADKIIDMLMGDNVAPRREFIEENASFATIDL is encoded by the coding sequence ATGCAAGAGCAGGCTGAAAAGGAAGCTGCTTTAAAGGAAAAGGCAGAGTCTTACGATGCTAGTCAAATCCAAGTTTTAGAAGGTTTAGAGGCAGTTAGAAAACGGCCTGGTATGTATATCGGGTCAACTTCAGCAACTGGTCTCCACCACCTAGTCTGGGAAATCGTTGATAATTCTATTGATGAGGCCTTAGCCGGCTTTGCTAGTCATATTGAAATTATGATTGAAGCTGATCAGTCCATAACCGTAGTTGATGACGGCCGTGGTATTCCTGTCGATATTCAAAAAAACACTGGTCGCCCCGCAGTGGAAACAGTTTTTACTGTCCTTCATGCTGGTGGTAAATTTGGTGGTGGTGGCTATAAAGTTTCTGGGGGTCTACATGGTGTAGGGGCTTCTGTTGTTAACGCGCTCTCCGAATGGCTTCAAGTTTCAGTCCATAAAGATGGTCAGATTTACCAACAAACCTATGAGCGGGGTATGATTGCCGGCGATTTAGGAGTTGTTGGTCAAACTGATAAGCATGGTACCGTGGTAAAATTCCTACCAGACCCATTAATTTTTACTGAGACCACGGTATTTGACTATGATGTACTTAATCGTCGGGCTCGGGAATTAGCCTTTTTAAATAAAGGTCTAACTATTACCTTAATTGATAAACGTGAAGGACAGGAACAAAGCCATAGTTATGAATATGCTGGTGGTATCAGTGAATACGTTGCTTATATGAACGATAATAAGGAAGTTCTATTTGAGGAACCAATTTATCTTGAAGACGAGCAGGATGATATTGAGGTAGAGGTTGCCTTACAATACACTAGCGGTTACCATGTTAATTTCCTGTCTTTTGCTAATAATATTCATACCTTCGAAGGTGGTACCCATGAATCGGGCATCAAGTCTGCGCTAACACGTGTGATTAATGATTATGCACGCGGGGCCAATTTGCTTAAAGAAAATGAGGATAATCTGACTGGTGAGGATGTGCGAGAAGGTATTACATTAATTGTTTCTGTTCGTCATCCAGACCCTCAGTTTGAGGGGCAAACCAAAATGAAGTTAGGTAATTCAGAGGTTAGAACAATTTCAGACCGCCTCTTTTCTACGCACTTTGAAAAGTACTTAATGGAAAATCCTAATGTCGCCCGTCAAATTGTCGATAAAGGCATTGTTGCTTCTAAAGCGCGGAAAGCTGCTAAACGAGCTCGGGAAATGTCGCGTAAAAAATCAGGTCTAGAAATTTCCAACTTACCTGGTAAATTGGCTGACTGTTCCAGCCGAGATCCAGAGGAAAGTGAATTATTTATTGTCGAAGGTAATTCGGCCGGTGGATCAGCTAAACAGGGGCGGTCCCGTCACTTCCAGGCCATCTTACCAATAAGGGGTAAGATTTTAAATGTTGAAAAGGCATCGATGGATCGAATTTTAGCCAACGAAGAAATAAGATCACTCTTCACAGCTATGGGAACCGGTTGGGGTGAGGATTTTGATGTCTCCAAGGCGCGTTATCATAAACTGGTAATTATGACAGATGCGGATGTTGATGGGGCTCATATTCGTACCCTACTCCTCACATTGATTTATCGTTATATGCGTCCCCTTCTTGATGCGGGTTATATTTATATTGCTGTACCACCGCTTTATTCTGTTCGCCAAGGAAAGAAAATCACATATTTAGAATCTGATGAAGAGCTAGCTAAGTACCTTGAAGAAATTCCTGAGCGACCTAAGCCAAATATTCAGCGTTATAAAGGTTTAGGAGAAATGGATGCCGAGCAATTATGGGAAACTACCATGGATCCAGCAAATAGAAAAATGTTACAAGTAAGTGTAGAAGATGCGGTTGAAGCAGATAAAATTATCGACATGCTAATGGGCGATAATGTTGCTCCAAGACGGGAGTTTATCGAAGAAAATGCTAGCTTTGCCACAATTGATTTATAA